ATGCCGAGCCAGGGAAAAAATAGTCGGGGGTGATTGTAGCGTATATGATTACATCTACGTCGCTGGGTGTAATACCCGCCCGCTCCAGGGCCTGGCGGGATGCAGCCGTGGCCATACTATGGTTGGTGTCTTTCCCGTATTCAAAATACCGGCGCTCCCGGATACCTGTTCTTTCCTGGATCCATTCATCCGAGGTTTCCATCCATTGTGTCAGATCCTGATTGGTAACAACATTTTCAGGAACATAATAACCGAGCCCGGTAATACGGGAAAAAGCCATATAATTAATGGTAATGTGGGAGTTATTTCCTGGCTATGCGGAATGCAGGGTATAAGTAAATTCTTCCATGATCAGGTTGGCCAACAATTTCTGACAAGCCGTTTTCACCTTTTCGTCTGCTGCCTCTTCCGTATCAGCTTCAAGTTTAAGGGAGATATGTTTTCCAATTCTCACATCATCTACCTGGTCAATGCCCAGATTGTGGAGGCCAAGTTTTACAGCCTTTCCCTGAGGATCCAGGATTTCCTTGATAGGCATGATATCTATTTCAGCAACAAATTTCATATAGTAACGAATATTAGTATAAAAAACTATGTAAATAATTTAATATTTC
This portion of the Dyadobacter sp. CECT 9275 genome encodes:
- the purS gene encoding phosphoribosylformylglycinamidine synthase subunit PurS, with amino-acid sequence MKFVAEIDIMPIKEILDPQGKAVKLGLHNLGIDQVDDVRIGKHISLKLEADTEEAADEKVKTACQKLLANLIMEEFTYTLHSA